One genomic segment of Ricinus communis isolate WT05 ecotype wild-type chromosome 5, ASM1957865v1, whole genome shotgun sequence includes these proteins:
- the LOC8272185 gene encoding glucan endo-1,3-beta-glucosidase 2: protein MRMFLKSESMLAVFILILLASVSILAAVDEEPFIGVNIGTDLSDMPHPTQVVALLKAQQIRHIRLYNADRGMLVALANSGIQVMVSVPNEQLLGIGQSNSTAANWVSRNVVAHYPATNITAISVGSEILNTLPNAAPVLVNAMKFIHSALVASNLDRQIKVSTPLSSSIILDSFPPSQAFFNRSWNPVLVPMLNFLQSTGSYLMLNVYPYYDYMQSNGVIPLDYALLKPLAPNKEAVDANTLVHYSNVFDAMVDAAYFAMAFLNFTNIPVVVTESGWPSKGDSNEPDATIDNANTYNSNLIKHVLNKTGTPKHPGIAVSTYIYELYNEDTKPGPVSEKNWGLFNANGEPVYILHLTGSGLVLANDTTNQTFCTAKEGADPKMLQAALDWACGPGKVDCSALLQGESCYEPDNVITHATYAFDSYYHQMGKAPGTCDFNGVASITTTNPSHGTCIFSGSSGKINGSLVNITAPSMNSTSSDSPARNFCNSTFMNMSMLMGAVMWILVVL, encoded by the exons ATGAGAATGTTCTTGAAGAGTGAATCTATGTTGGCTGTGTTTATACTCATTCTTTTAGCTTCTGTTTCTATTCTTGCTGCAGTTGATGAAG AACCATTTATTGGTGTTAATATTGGAACGGATCTTTCTGACATGCCCCACCCAACTCAAGTAGTAGCCCTCCTCAAAGCCCAGCAAATCAGGCATATCCGGTTGTACAATGCTGATCGTGGCATGTTAGTTGCACTTGCAAATAGTGGCATTCAGGTCATGGTCTCTGTCCCCAATGAACAGCTGCTGGGAATTGGTCAGTCCAATTCTACAGCAGCTAATTGGGTGTCCCGCAATGTTGTGGCTCATTATCCAGCTACCAATATAACAGCCATTTCAGTAGGTTCTGAGATTCTCAACACCCTTCCAAATGCAGCACCAGTCCTTGTCAATGCCATGAAGTTCATTCACTCAGCCCTGGTGGCATCCAATCTAGATCGCCAAATCAAAGTTTCTACAcccctttcttcttctataattcttgattctttCCCACCTTCCCAAGCTTTCTTTAACCGCTCCTGGAATCCTGTTTTGGTTCCAATGCTCAATTTCTTGCAGTCCACAGGTTCATACCTCATGCTCAACGTATACCCTTATTATGATTACATGCAATCAAATGGCGTAATTCCTTTAGATTATGCACTTCTCAAGCCTCTTGCTCCGAACAAAGAAGCCGTTGATGCTAATACACTTGTCCACTATTCCAATGTCTTTGATGCTATGGTTGATGCAGCATATTTTGCCATGGCTTTTCTAAACTTCACCAACATTCCTGTTGTGGTCACTGAATCTGGCTGGCCATCGAAAGGTGACTCTAATGAGCCGGATGCAACTATAGATAATGCCAATACATACAACAGCAATCTGATCAAGCATGTTTTGAACAAAACTGGAACCCCAAAGCATCCTGGAATTGCTGTCAgtacatatatttatgagcTTTATAATGAGGATACAAAACCTGGACCAGTCTCAGAGAAGAACTGGGGACTATTTAATGCAAATGGGGAGCCTGTTTACATATTGCACTTGACTGGATCTGGGTTGGTGCTAGCCAATGATACAACAAACCAGACTTTCTGTACTGCAAAGGAAGGTGCGGATCCGAAGATGCTGCAGGCTGCTTTGGATTGGGCATGCGGACCTGGAAAGGTTGATTGCTCAGCTTTGTTGCAGGGAGAATCATGCTATGAACCGGACAATGTAATCACGCATGCAACTTATGCTTTTGACAGTTATTATCATCAGATGGGGAAGGCTCCTGGAACATGTGACTTCAATGGTGTGGCATCTATTACCACCACAAATCCAA GTCATGGCACCTGTATATTCTCTGGAAG